A region of the Clostridia bacterium genome:
ATACATCTTGCAGGCAAAAAAGCAGTAGGCGAAAGCGTAGAAAAACCCCAAGAATATTACTACGTCAACCTTATCGCCACGCTTAATTTAGCCTCGTGTATGCAACAATTTGAAGTAAAAAATCTTGTATTTTCTTCTTCGGCTACGGTGTATAGCCCAAGCAAAACTCCCGTAGACGAACAAGCTAATCTAGGTTGTACAAACCCTTATGGATATACCAAATTATTTAACGAACAGATACTAATTGATATATGCAAAGCTAACAAATCTCTTAACGTTGCAATTTTAAGGTATTTTAACCCGCTGGGAGCGCATTCTAGCGGTCTAATAGGAGAGTGTCCTATTGATACGCCTAACAATCTTGCGCCCTACGTGCTTGCGGTTGCAGGACGACAATTACCCTACGTAAGAGTATTTGGCAACGATTATTCTACGCCTGACGGCACAGGCGTAAGGGACTATATTCACGTTTGCGACCTAGCAAAGGGGCATATTAAAGTTATTGACAAACTGCTTACAAACTGCGGTTGTGTAATATATAATTTAGGAACTGGCAAGGGCTATTCCGTGCTTGAAGTAATCGACGCTTACAGGGTAGCGACTA
Encoded here:
- the galE gene encoding UDP-glucose 4-epimerase GalE encodes the protein MKILVTGGTGYIGSHIVVELLSRGDEVVIIDNLSNSDITVLDRIAQITSVRPSFYKLDLCDLDGLSYIFSIHKFDVVIHLAGKKAVGESVEKPQEYYYVNLIATLNLASCMQQFEVKNLVFSSSATVYSPSKTPVDEQANLGCTNPYGYTKLFNEQILIDICKANKSLNVAILRYFNPLGAHSSGLIGECPIDTPNNLAPYVLAVAGRQLPYVRVFGNDYSTPDGTGVRDYIHVCDLAKGHIKVIDKLLTNCGCVIYNLGTGKGYSVLEVIDAYRVATKADIPYQFLPRRPGDIDSVYAVADKARRELGFTAERTLLDMAKDSWKWYQYYLAHINKTKN